In a genomic window of Procambarus clarkii isolate CNS0578487 chromosome 10, FALCON_Pclarkii_2.0, whole genome shotgun sequence:
- the LOC123747492 gene encoding S-antigen protein-like produces MNLHLSGPNEGVTSGTKEGVTSGTKEGVTSGPKEGVTSGPKEGVTSGPKEGVTSGPKEGVTSGPNEGVTSGTKEGVTSGTKEGVTSGPKKGVTSGPKEGVTSGPNEGVTSGPKEGVTSGPKEGVTFGPKEGVTSGPKEGVTSGPKEGVTSGPKEGVTSGPKEGVTSGPKEGVTSGPNEGVTSGPNEGVTSGPNEGVTSGPKEGVTSGPKEGVTSGPNEGVTSGPNEGVTSGPNEGVTSGPNEGVTSGPNGAVTFSPTRA; encoded by the exons ATGAA TTTGCATCTATCCGGCCCCAACGAGGGCGTGACATCCGGCACCAAGGAGGGCGTGACATCCGGCACCAAGGAGGGCGTGACATCCGGCCCCAAGGAGGGCGTGACATCTGGCCCCAAGGAGGGCGTGACATCCGGCCCCAAGGAGGGCGTGACATCCGGCCCCAAGGAGGGCGTGACATCCGGCCCCAACGAGGGCGTGACATCCGGCACCAAGGAGGGCGTGACATCCGGCACCAAGGAGGGCGTGACATCCGGCCCCAAGAAGGGCGTGACATCCGGCCCCAAGGAGGGCGTGACATCCGGCCCCAACGAGGGCGTGACATCCGGCCCCAAGGAGGGCGTGACATCCGGCCCCAAGGAGGGCGTGACATTCGGCCCCAAGGAGGGCGTGACATCCGGCCCCAAGGAGGGCGTGACATCCGGCCCCAAGGAGGGCGTGACATCCGGCCCCAAGGAGGGCGTGACATCCGGCCCCAAGGAGGGCGTGACATCCGGCCCCAAGGAGGGCGTGACATCCGGCCCCAACGAGGGCGTGACATCCGGCCCCAACGAGGGCGTGACATCCGGCCCCAACGAGGGCGTGACATCCGGCCCCAAGGAGGGCGTGACATCCGGCCCCAAGGAGGGCGTAACATCCGGCCCCAACGAGGGCGTGACATCCGGCCCAAACGAGGGCGTGACATCCGGCCCCAACGAGGGTGTGACATCCGGCCCTAACGAGGGCGTGACATCCGGCCCGAACGGGGCCGTGACATTCAGCCCAACGAGGGCGTGA